The Chloroflexota bacterium genome has a segment encoding these proteins:
- a CDS encoding M55 family metallopeptidase: MKIYIFADQEGVAGVFNRREGYLNASEYATMELAAICEALLDNGVTEIVLNTIHIMEYHKLPKPVQVIHGLPRHDIFTELLDESFDAGMLVGFHEMAGNREKGCWRHSILPHPITRAYSAVEGIWLNDLLVGEIGIFVAFAGIHNVPAVLNTGDYWPCREAEDRVPGIETVAVKKGTSHFSAISMTPQAAAEAAAEGAVRALGKIGAVKPLKLEGPVTLKVKYTFAERATDAMSTVAGAFRIDEHTVAATYPSIAAVRDNLGNLRAPEMEIYAKDSGFAQTTGFFTRTGGEPYESKPTYPPPSR, translated from the coding sequence GTGAAAATCTACATCTTTGCCGATCAAGAGGGCGTGGCAGGCGTTTTCAATCGCCGGGAAGGCTACCTGAACGCCAGCGAGTACGCCACTATGGAACTGGCGGCGATCTGCGAGGCGCTCCTGGACAACGGCGTCACGGAAATCGTCCTGAACACCATCCACATCATGGAGTACCACAAGCTGCCGAAACCGGTGCAAGTTATTCACGGCCTGCCCCGGCACGACATCTTCACCGAACTGCTCGACGAGAGCTTCGACGCCGGCATGCTCGTCGGCTTCCACGAGATGGCGGGCAACCGCGAGAAGGGCTGCTGGCGGCATTCAATTCTGCCTCACCCAATTACGCGCGCGTATAGTGCGGTTGAAGGCATCTGGCTGAACGACCTGCTCGTCGGCGAAATCGGCATCTTCGTGGCGTTCGCGGGCATTCACAACGTGCCGGCAGTGCTCAACACGGGCGACTACTGGCCCTGCCGGGAAGCGGAAGACCGGGTGCCCGGCATCGAGACGGTCGCCGTGAAGAAAGGCACCAGCCACTTCAGCGCCATCTCCATGACGCCTCAGGCCGCGGCGGAGGCGGCAGCGGAAGGCGCAGTGCGGGCGCTGGGCAAGATCGGCGCGGTCAAACCCCTCAAGCTGGAAGGACCGGTGACGCTCAAGGTCAAGTACACCTTCGCCGAGCGCGCTACCGACGCCATGAGCACGGTGGCAGGCGCCTTTCGCATCGACGAACACACCGTCGCTGCCACGTATCCGAGCATCGCGGCGGTACGCGACAACCTGGGCAACCTGCGCGCGCCGGAGATGGAAATCTACGCGAAAGACTCCGGCTTTGCTCAAACCACCGGCTTCTTCACCCGCACCGGCGGCGAACCGTATGAGAGCAAACCGACATATCCACCGCCGTCGAGGTAA
- a CDS encoding type II toxin-antitoxin system death-on-curing family toxin, with product MKSEFPTPGEVIAIHAQSILEFGGIPGIRDEAALASALMRPQLGYYTGVVQEAAALMESLANNHPFIDGNKRAAFYVTDTFLRMNGYFIDCEGEAAYKYFMALFEAGSFRYAALETWLKENVKALPTFQ from the coding sequence GTGAAGAGTGAGTTTCCAACGCCAGGGGAGGTCATCGCTATTCATGCTCAGTCAATACTGGAATTCGGCGGGATCCCCGGCATTCGCGACGAAGCTGCATTGGCATCGGCGCTCATGCGCCCACAACTGGGCTATTACACTGGCGTAGTTCAGGAGGCAGCAGCATTGATGGAAAGTCTTGCAAACAATCACCCTTTTATTGACGGCAACAAACGCGCCGCCTTCTACGTAACCGACACTTTTCTTCGCATGAATGGATACTTCATCGACTGCGAGGGAGAAGCTGCTTACAAGTACTTCATGGCGTTGTTTGAGGCAGGCTCGTTCCGTTACGCGGCTTTGGAGACATGGTTGAAGGAAAACGTCAAGGCTTTGCCCACGTTTCAATAA
- a CDS encoding type 1 glutamine amidotransferase: MKRALIIRHAAPETLAANFTGVLEQHGFHLEPLNVFESAPALDHFAPPPMEQVDLIVALGGPQSANDAYPAIHQEREFLRRAMSLDVPVLGICLGAQIMATALGGTVEPTGGYQFGLRKLDVTAAGDADPVFSKLTIPLVPTLHGECFSIPHGATRLAEGLVLCRDGSYRRINMAFRYGKSYGVQFEPQLTLEELQVWNRELSGDYELMGDRFDPSEEAARHLREFTRYEPHYRAQMRNLLTTFLHNAELIEGRS, encoded by the coding sequence ATGAAGCGAGCGTTGATCATCCGCCATGCCGCGCCGGAGACCCTGGCCGCCAATTTTACCGGCGTCCTGGAGCAGCACGGCTTTCACCTCGAACCCCTGAACGTCTTCGAGTCAGCCCCCGCACTCGACCACTTTGCACCGCCTCCAATGGAGCAAGTTGACCTGATCGTGGCGCTGGGCGGCCCGCAGTCGGCCAACGACGCTTACCCCGCCATTCACCAGGAGCGCGAATTTCTGCGCCGGGCCATGTCCCTGGATGTGCCGGTGCTGGGCATCTGCCTGGGGGCGCAGATCATGGCAACGGCACTCGGCGGCACGGTGGAGCCGACGGGCGGCTATCAATTCGGGCTGCGCAAGCTCGACGTGACTGCCGCTGGCGACGCCGATCCGGTTTTCAGCAAGCTCACCATCCCCCTGGTGCCCACCCTGCACGGGGAGTGTTTCTCCATTCCCCACGGCGCCACCCGGCTGGCGGAAGGACTCGTGCTCTGCCGCGACGGGTCCTACCGCAGAATCAACATGGCCTTTCGGTACGGCAAGTCTTACGGAGTCCAGTTTGAGCCGCAACTCACTTTGGAGGAGTTGCAGGTGTGGAACCGGGAGCTCTCCGGCGACTACGAGTTGATGGGAGACCGTTTCGACCCCAGTGAAGAAGCCGCCCGCCACCTGCGGGAGTTCACCCGCTACGAACCCCACTACCGCGCGCAAATGCGCAACCTGCTGACGACATTCCTGCACAACGCGGAACTGATAGAAGGCAGGAGCTAG
- a CDS encoding sulfatase-like hydrolase/transferase: MAKQPNILLIMSDQQQYATAGPAADGYSPNLERLAREGIWFRRGYTVTTPCAPARASIATAVYPHAHHVLNNCHVPYAVSREIRDGVPSWGPPMSAAGYRMRYAGKAHIGWERGPVEYGFDTEEREFDKAAYLRDHRIRTEQQGGEAKPSAGSGPRPGTWGFHDAAGIYWLHYGVEDGPPEATTTAMQAEAGLQQLRALADEESDDPWCLWMNFTGPHNPYVVPKEYADRFDWRDVPVPPSFYTDGAAKPAYVRRARETWFREIDEEHTRKSNAHYQAYSSLIDHYVGSVLDFLDESGQADNTVVVYTSDHGDMMGAHGLWFKDIWPYEETHRMPYIMRWPAGFSAGQVCDDYVRTLDLGPTFLDLAGAEPLKSAHGISLVPLLSGQEGAADRPEHRELFMQDHGNIFYFMNRTICDGRYKFVFNGFDYDELYDLQEDPYETYNLAENPHCADVRERLQDRLWDWMLQLEDPYAGRQYAANVILGRSEPPPNRRDPSPRKLL; encoded by the coding sequence ATGGCTAAGCAACCGAACATCCTCCTCATCATGTCCGATCAGCAGCAGTACGCCACGGCGGGACCGGCAGCGGACGGGTATTCGCCTAATTTGGAACGGCTGGCGCGGGAGGGGATTTGGTTCCGTCGGGGTTACACGGTGACCACGCCCTGCGCTCCGGCGCGGGCCTCCATTGCCACTGCCGTCTATCCCCACGCGCACCACGTGCTGAACAATTGCCATGTGCCCTATGCCGTCAGCCGCGAGATTCGCGACGGCGTGCCTTCCTGGGGGCCGCCCATGAGCGCGGCGGGCTATCGCATGCGCTACGCCGGCAAGGCGCATATCGGCTGGGAACGCGGTCCGGTGGAATACGGCTTCGATACGGAAGAACGGGAATTCGACAAGGCTGCATACCTGCGCGACCACCGCATCCGCACAGAGCAGCAGGGCGGCGAGGCGAAGCCGAGCGCCGGCAGCGGGCCGCGGCCGGGCACGTGGGGCTTCCACGACGCGGCGGGCATTTACTGGCTCCATTACGGTGTGGAAGACGGGCCGCCGGAAGCCACTACCACCGCCATGCAAGCCGAGGCCGGCTTACAGCAATTGCGCGCCCTCGCCGATGAAGAAAGTGACGATCCCTGGTGCCTCTGGATGAATTTCACCGGCCCGCACAATCCCTACGTGGTGCCCAAAGAGTATGCGGACCGTTTCGACTGGCGCGACGTGCCGGTGCCGCCGAGCTTCTACACAGACGGCGCAGCCAAGCCCGCCTACGTGCGCCGGGCGCGCGAGACGTGGTTTCGTGAGATTGATGAGGAGCACACCCGCAAGTCCAACGCGCACTATCAGGCCTATAGCTCCCTGATCGACCACTACGTCGGCTCGGTACTGGATTTTCTGGACGAATCCGGCCAGGCCGACAATACGGTGGTGGTCTATACCTCCGACCATGGCGACATGATGGGCGCCCATGGTCTGTGGTTCAAAGACATCTGGCCTTACGAAGAGACCCACCGCATGCCGTACATCATGCGCTGGCCGGCGGGGTTTTCCGCGGGCCAGGTGTGCGACGACTACGTGCGTACGCTTGACCTGGGGCCGACCTTCCTCGATCTGGCCGGCGCAGAGCCGCTGAAGAGCGCCCACGGCATCTCGCTCGTACCGCTGCTTTCAGGCCAGGAAGGCGCCGCAGACCGTCCGGAACACCGGGAACTCTTCATGCAAGACCACGGCAACATCTTCTACTTCATGAACCGCACCATCTGCGACGGCCGCTACAAGTTCGTCTTCAACGGGTTTGATTACGACGAGCTCTACGACCTGCAGGAAGATCCCTACGAGACCTATAATCTCGCCGAGAATCCGCATTGCGCCGACGTGCGCGAGCGGCTGCAAGACCGCCTGTGGGACTGGATGCTGCAACTGGAAGATCCGTATGCCGGTCGCCAGTACGCCGCCAACGTTATCCTGGGCCGCAGCGAGCCGCCGCCAAATCGCAGAGACCCGTCACCGCGCAAGCTGCTCTAA
- a CDS encoding DUF6069 family protein, which yields MSTPWADRIAISRVWLAGGAAFVLSLIANALVRIVVKAVFPISSLFAALQEWQGIIFLTFVGVLGATIVFAILARLTKHAIKVFRGLAFILLLLSFVPNILMLTTNGPGATVPAVASLMVMHVVTAAITVWLLTTWPRVRM from the coding sequence ATGAGTACGCCCTGGGCGGACCGGATAGCAATAAGTCGCGTGTGGCTGGCCGGCGGAGCCGCGTTTGTGCTCTCGCTGATCGCAAATGCCCTTGTGCGCATTGTGGTGAAGGCCGTTTTCCCCATCTCGTCGCTCTTCGCTGCGTTGCAGGAGTGGCAAGGCATTATCTTCCTAACATTTGTCGGCGTCTTGGGCGCGACGATTGTCTTTGCCATTCTGGCCCGCCTTACGAAACACGCCATCAAGGTCTTCCGCGGATTGGCGTTCATCCTGCTCCTGCTCTCCTTCGTGCCGAACATCCTGATGCTCACGACGAACGGCCCCGGCGCGACCGTCCCCGCCGTCGCCAGCCTCATGGTCATGCACGTCGTCACGGCCGCCATCACCGTGTGGCTGCTCACCACCTGGCCGCGGGTGCGAATGTAG
- a CDS encoding molecular chaperone GroEL: protein MPQERLLLEPEAREAFKRGFDTMANVLRVTLGPKARTVALESMSQRTAPPEIMNDGATIARRIVELPDRFENMGAMLIRHLAWHVGEQAGDGTTTTAVIAQSILDQSYKAMAVGFNPMALRKGIERAAKVMLDEISELTVTLETRDEIKRLASVVCLDEYMGALIGEIVETLGRDAIIVVEESRSMNRVDREYVEGMQWDKGYLSPYFITNPDRMDCTIESPFILVTDRQLKRAEEVIPALEAVKSVGGKSLVVFANTVEAEALATLVVNKQEGDIQTLAIKAPGAGNRMVHILEDIAIMTGGTFVSDDSGDLTEDITAADLGRARRVWCNRDFFTIVGGMGSEVAIRRRIQEVKKLLPDEKNEFERNKMRERMGKLSGGIAILKVGGFTEGEMKEKKLRADDAMLAVRAALEEGVVPGGGIAFIHAAKALRKLKAADEEEAYGIRIMAEAAEAPLRQILLNGGYDPEAIIADIYRRRYPTGFDAHNGKFVNMIKAGIVDPIKVVRASLTKGASGGIMGMTTESLISPGKYDMNVNP from the coding sequence ATGCCACAAGAACGCTTGCTATTGGAACCGGAAGCTCGTGAAGCCTTCAAGCGCGGCTTTGACACCATGGCGAACGTGCTGCGGGTCACGCTGGGGCCCAAGGCGCGTACCGTCGCCTTGGAGAGCATGTCCCAGCGCACTGCGCCGCCCGAGATCATGAATGACGGCGCCACCATCGCCCGCCGCATCGTGGAACTGCCGGACCGCTTTGAGAACATGGGCGCTATGCTCATACGCCATTTGGCGTGGCACGTAGGCGAACAGGCCGGTGACGGCACCACCACGACCGCCGTGATTGCGCAGTCCATTCTCGACCAGTCGTACAAAGCAATGGCTGTCGGATTCAATCCCATGGCGCTGCGCAAGGGCATCGAGCGGGCGGCCAAGGTGATGCTGGATGAGATAAGCGAGTTGACCGTTACGCTCGAGACCCGGGATGAGATCAAGCGGCTGGCGAGCGTAGTCTGTCTCGATGAATACATGGGCGCGTTGATCGGCGAGATCGTCGAAACGCTGGGTCGCGACGCCATCATCGTGGTGGAAGAATCCCGCAGCATGAATCGCGTCGACCGCGAGTACGTGGAAGGCATGCAGTGGGACAAGGGGTATCTTTCTCCCTACTTCATCACCAATCCCGACCGCATGGACTGCACCATTGAGTCGCCGTTTATCCTGGTGACCGACCGCCAGCTCAAGCGGGCTGAAGAGGTGATTCCGGCGCTGGAAGCGGTGAAGTCGGTCGGCGGCAAGAGCCTCGTGGTCTTTGCGAACACGGTGGAAGCCGAAGCCCTCGCCACGTTGGTGGTAAACAAGCAAGAGGGAGATATCCAAACGCTGGCCATTAAGGCCCCTGGCGCTGGCAACCGTATGGTGCATATCCTCGAAGACATTGCCATCATGACCGGCGGCACCTTCGTCTCAGACGACTCCGGCGACCTTACCGAAGACATTACCGCAGCCGATCTGGGTCGCGCGCGGCGCGTCTGGTGCAACCGCGACTTCTTTACCATCGTGGGCGGCATGGGCAGTGAGGTGGCCATCCGTCGCCGTATCCAGGAAGTCAAGAAGCTTTTGCCCGACGAGAAGAACGAGTTCGAACGCAATAAGATGCGCGAGCGCATGGGCAAGCTCAGCGGCGGTATCGCAATCCTCAAAGTTGGCGGGTTCACCGAAGGCGAAATGAAAGAGAAGAAGCTGCGCGCCGACGACGCCATGTTGGCCGTGCGCGCCGCGCTCGAAGAAGGCGTGGTGCCCGGTGGCGGCATCGCATTCATCCACGCCGCCAAAGCGCTGCGCAAGCTCAAGGCTGCCGACGAGGAAGAGGCCTACGGCATTAGAATCATGGCCGAAGCGGCAGAGGCGCCGCTGCGCCAGATCCTCTTGAATGGTGGCTACGATCCTGAGGCCATCATTGCCGACATCTACCGCAGACGCTATCCTACCGGCTTCGACGCGCACAACGGCAAATTCGTCAACATGATCAAGGCCGGCATAGTAGACCCGATCAAGGTCGTGCGCGCTTCCCTCACCAAGGGCGCCAGCGGCGGCATTATGGGCATGACTACCGAATCCCTAATCTCGCCGGGCAAGTACGACATGAACGTGAACCCGTAG
- the groES gene encoding co-chaperone GroES, with protein sequence MSTATSTKITPLGDRVVVKALEQEEKTRSGIVLPDTAKEKPQEGEVVAVGEGRTLDSGEKVTVSVEPGQRILFAKYAGTEVKLGDDELLILSEKDVLAILD encoded by the coding sequence ATGTCCACAGCGACGAGTACCAAGATTACCCCGCTGGGTGATCGTGTGGTTGTAAAGGCTCTTGAACAAGAAGAGAAGACCCGCAGCGGGATCGTCCTGCCGGATACCGCCAAAGAGAAGCCCCAAGAGGGCGAGGTGGTAGCAGTAGGAGAAGGCCGCACGCTTGACAGCGGTGAGAAGGTAACTGTGTCCGTAGAGCCGGGCCAACGCATTCTCTTTGCCAAGTATGCCGGGACCGAGGTGAAGCTGGGCGACGACGAGCTATTGATCCTTAGCGAAAAGGACGTGCTGGCGATTCTCGACTAG
- the coaBC gene encoding bifunctional phosphopantothenoylcysteine decarboxylase/phosphopantothenate--cysteine ligase CoaBC has translation MSVLREKRIVLGVCGSIAAFKAVALASQLTQAGAAVTTILTRDAARFVTPLSFASVTQRPAHLDLFTPDPGRILHIALAEEADLLAVVPATAHTLARMAQGLSDDLLTCTFLSTQAPVLVAPAMDGGMFTHAATQASLATLHARGVRVVEPLEGRAASGLVAKGRMPEVDALMAEMRSLLGKSGPLAGKTVVVTAGGTQEPLDPVRYIGNRSSGKMGFALAEAARDCGARVILIQGATTEPPPAGIAAVSATTAADMLAAVREHTVQADALIMAAAVADYRPETSGSRKTKRTGEPLSLTLIENEDILRQVPTTLVKVGFAAETEGLLQNAEIKLARKNADMIVGNDISQPDSGFGTDTNKVVILSQGSPPEPLPLLPKSEVAAVVLERVAALVRQRCTSR, from the coding sequence ATGAGTGTCTTGAGAGAAAAACGCATTGTACTCGGCGTCTGTGGGAGCATTGCCGCGTTCAAGGCGGTAGCGCTCGCCAGCCAGCTTACACAAGCCGGAGCAGCGGTCACAACCATCCTTACCAGAGACGCCGCACGGTTCGTAACTCCCCTTTCTTTTGCCAGCGTGACGCAGCGTCCGGCCCATTTGGACCTCTTTACGCCTGACCCCGGCCGCATTTTGCACATTGCCCTGGCAGAAGAGGCCGATCTGCTTGCGGTGGTTCCTGCCACGGCCCACACGCTTGCCCGGATGGCGCAGGGACTCTCCGATGATCTTCTTACCTGTACGTTTCTCAGCACGCAGGCGCCGGTGCTGGTTGCACCGGCCATGGACGGCGGCATGTTTACCCATGCGGCCACGCAGGCGAGCCTCGCCACGCTGCACGCACGCGGTGTGCGCGTCGTCGAGCCGCTCGAGGGCCGGGCCGCCTCGGGACTCGTTGCCAAAGGACGCATGCCGGAAGTGGATGCGCTCATGGCTGAAATGCGCTCCTTGCTGGGCAAGAGCGGTCCCCTGGCGGGCAAGACGGTCGTGGTGACCGCCGGCGGCACCCAAGAGCCGCTCGATCCGGTGCGGTACATCGGGAACCGCTCCAGCGGTAAGATGGGGTTTGCGCTCGCCGAGGCGGCCCGTGACTGCGGCGCGCGCGTAATTCTTATCCAAGGCGCTACCACCGAGCCGCCGCCTGCCGGCATTGCCGCGGTGTCTGCCACCACTGCCGCCGACATGCTCGCTGCCGTAAGGGAGCACACCGTCCAAGCCGATGCGCTCATCATGGCCGCAGCGGTTGCCGACTACCGCCCGGAGACGTCCGGGAGCCGGAAGACGAAACGCACCGGCGAGCCGCTCAGCCTCACGCTGATCGAAAATGAAGACATTCTCCGCCAGGTTCCTACCACTCTCGTCAAGGTGGGCTTTGCCGCGGAGACCGAAGGCCTGCTGCAGAATGCGGAGATCAAACTCGCCCGCAAGAACGCGGACATGATTGTGGGGAACGACATTTCGCAGCCCGATAGCGGCTTTGGCACAGACACGAATAAGGTTGTAATCCTGAGCCAGGGTTCTCCTCCTGAGCCATTGCCCCTGCTGCCCAAATCTGAGGTCGCCGCCGTAGTCCTCGAGCGTGTGGCTGCGCTCGTCCGGCAGCGATGCACTTCGCGCTAG
- a CDS encoding type III pantothenate kinase, whose translation MLLVVDVGNTNIAVGAFAGNDLKGSWRLNTVIGKTSDEYGVQIVGFLQQAGLSVEQCTDVIVSSVVPPLARAIHDFATKYLGHTPILIDPHRVPGVAVEIDRPEEVGADRVVNTAAAFVRHGGPCIVIDFGTATTFDVVSSEGNYVGGAIAPGLGLATEALVAQASRLYRVEFEPPATVVGKSTDHAMQSGIMLGYLSLVEGMIERFHNELGRCKVIATGGFAQLFARHTSVIDAVDPNLTLEGLRVIYERLKQA comes from the coding sequence GTGCTTCTTGTAGTTGACGTGGGCAATACCAATATCGCCGTGGGGGCTTTTGCCGGGAACGATCTCAAAGGCTCCTGGCGCTTGAATACCGTCATTGGGAAGACAAGCGACGAATACGGCGTGCAGATCGTTGGGTTCCTCCAGCAAGCCGGTCTGAGCGTCGAACAGTGTACGGACGTCATTGTTTCCAGCGTCGTGCCGCCCTTGGCCCGTGCGATTCACGATTTCGCGACAAAATACCTCGGCCACACCCCAATCCTGATCGACCCGCACCGAGTGCCAGGCGTAGCCGTGGAGATCGACCGGCCGGAAGAGGTGGGCGCCGACCGGGTGGTCAATACGGCGGCGGCGTTTGTGCGACACGGCGGGCCCTGCATCGTCATCGACTTCGGCACGGCGACGACCTTCGACGTGGTCTCGTCGGAAGGAAATTACGTCGGCGGCGCCATAGCGCCGGGTCTGGGTCTCGCCACGGAGGCGCTCGTGGCGCAGGCCTCGCGGCTCTACCGCGTAGAATTCGAGCCACCGGCGACCGTGGTGGGTAAGAGCACCGACCATGCCATGCAGTCCGGCATCATGCTTGGCTATCTTTCACTCGTCGAAGGCATGATTGAGCGCTTTCACAACGAACTTGGCCGGTGCAAAGTGATCGCTACCGGCGGCTTTGCCCAACTCTTTGCCAGACACACGTCAGTAATCGACGCTGTAGACCCGAACCTGACGCTGGAAGGGCTACGCGTTATTTACGAGCGCTTGAAGCAAGCATAG
- a CDS encoding amidohydrolase family protein: MAAGAATQTTASPLREQALDGTPLHGTLVIDNHCHLGPAPHFYQTYNDAAGMVATMDRVGMDQACVFSSMAILFDMREGNDMSLEAARQFPGRLLAYGVPDPHEAELVRDELQRCIDAGAVGIKMHAGVSQYPFEGPGYRPAFELADRHRLPLISHGTGTPDTLRRIAREYPGCHFIVAHAAGASPSKTIDLVMVAAEEPNVYLDTAASVGYLGDFTEMVRLAGANKILYGSDMPWTCATYQLGRVLLSPITEAEKKLILGENLAELFKTKC; this comes from the coding sequence ATGGCAGCAGGAGCCGCAACCCAAACCACCGCCAGTCCGCTCCGCGAGCAAGCGCTCGATGGAACACCCCTTCACGGCACGCTAGTAATCGACAACCACTGCCACCTGGGCCCGGCGCCGCACTTCTACCAGACTTACAACGACGCCGCGGGCATGGTGGCCACCATGGACCGCGTCGGCATGGACCAGGCGTGCGTGTTTTCATCCATGGCGATCCTGTTCGACATGCGCGAGGGCAACGACATGAGCCTGGAGGCCGCCCGGCAGTTCCCCGGGCGTCTGCTGGCCTACGGCGTCCCCGATCCCCACGAGGCGGAACTGGTGCGGGACGAGTTGCAGCGGTGCATAGATGCCGGCGCGGTGGGTATCAAGATGCATGCGGGTGTGTCCCAATACCCCTTCGAAGGCCCCGGCTATCGGCCCGCGTTCGAGCTGGCCGACCGCCACCGCCTGCCCCTTATCAGCCACGGCACGGGCACCCCGGACACGCTGCGCCGCATCGCCCGCGAATACCCCGGCTGCCACTTTATCGTGGCCCACGCCGCCGGTGCTAGTCCCAGCAAGACCATTGACCTGGTAATGGTGGCGGCCGAGGAACCGAACGTCTACCTGGATACGGCGGCTTCCGTCGGCTACCTGGGCGACTTCACCGAAATGGTGCGCCTCGCCGGCGCCAACAAGATCCTCTACGGCTCCGATATGCCCTGGACCTGCGCCACCTACCAACTCGGCCGCGTCCTCCTCTCCCCCATCACCGAGGCGGAAAAGAAGCTAATCCTCGGCGAAAACCTGGCGGAGTTGTTCAAGACCAAGTGCTAG
- a CDS encoding serine/threonine-protein kinase, whose protein sequence is MGIPECVPWRAIGETLGEGGQGQVHLVVAKNDPKGPKYALKVLRYVDSEQARERFQREIEAVKQLTDLESDSNDSAIIRILDHSKQDDEFQYYVMEYHDGAKTLADIIFSECNPFHGNALKSLDLFEQIVLAIGECQKASRPIIHRDIKPDNILVLTDGSIRLIDFGICHFEDGNIITLTDEGVGARDYTAPECESGSDDRLIGIYADLYSAAKVLWSAITSKKAFAREQPVFQHRSMTKMFPLQTETWHLTCIFEKTIRERREDRLDSARSVCDLIRELRYLIHSGYPPLEDTWGRCPSCGRRELTDFPQSHLVFGVSRQDTDFRALMCKSCGFGFLRNSEVNRSQVDRIKELT, encoded by the coding sequence ATGGGTATCCCGGAATGTGTGCCTTGGCGCGCAATAGGTGAAACATTGGGCGAGGGCGGACAGGGCCAGGTGCATCTCGTCGTGGCAAAGAACGATCCTAAGGGACCCAAGTATGCTCTAAAGGTGCTCCGCTATGTTGATTCCGAGCAAGCGCGAGAGCGCTTTCAGCGTGAAATCGAGGCTGTGAAGCAACTAACTGATCTAGAGAGTGATTCGAATGATTCCGCGATCATTCGAATTCTTGATCACTCCAAGCAGGACGATGAATTTCAGTATTACGTGATGGAGTATCACGATGGCGCTAAGACGCTTGCTGACATCATCTTCTCAGAGTGCAACCCGTTTCATGGGAATGCGTTGAAGAGCCTAGATTTATTTGAGCAGATAGTCTTAGCGATTGGGGAATGTCAGAAGGCCAGTCGTCCAATTATCCACCGTGACATCAAGCCCGACAATATCCTCGTCCTAACGGATGGCAGCATTCGTCTAATTGACTTTGGAATCTGCCATTTCGAGGATGGCAATATAATTACTCTGACAGATGAAGGTGTAGGGGCTCGGGATTATACGGCGCCAGAATGTGAGTCGGGCAGCGACGACCGCCTCATTGGGATATACGCTGACCTTTACTCGGCTGCGAAAGTACTCTGGTCGGCGATTACATCTAAAAAGGCCTTTGCCCGTGAACAACCTGTTTTCCAACACCGGTCGATGACGAAGATGTTTCCGCTGCAAACTGAAACGTGGCACTTAACCTGTATTTTTGAGAAGACAATCCGCGAAAGACGTGAAGATCGACTTGATTCTGCTCGTAGTGTTTGCGACTTAATACGCGAATTACGCTATCTAATCCATTCTGGGTACCCGCCTCTAGAAGACACATGGGGACGATGTCCTTCCTGCGGACGAAGGGAACTCACGGATTTCCCTCAATCACACCTTGTATTTGGAGTTTCGAGACAAGACACTGATTTCCGTGCCCTCATGTGCAAGTCCTGTGGATTCGGATTCCTTCGCAACAGTGAGGTCAATCGATCTCAAGTCGATAGAATTAAGGAACTGACTTGA
- a CDS encoding VOC family protein, with protein MQLGAFSVSLAVKDIAASREFYAKFGFEVVGGDAAQNWLILRNGTTTIGLFQGMFEQNILTFNPGWDWQAQPVESFSDVRELQRQLKAQGVELLNEADEDTTGPASFVAVDPDGNAILVDQHV; from the coding sequence ATGCAACTCGGGGCGTTTTCGGTGAGTTTGGCAGTGAAGGACATCGCGGCTTCGCGGGAGTTTTATGCGAAGTTTGGGTTTGAGGTGGTGGGCGGCGATGCGGCGCAGAATTGGCTGATACTCAGGAACGGCACTACTACCATTGGGCTCTTTCAGGGGATGTTCGAGCAGAACATCCTCACCTTCAATCCGGGGTGGGACTGGCAGGCGCAGCCGGTGGAGAGCTTTTCCGACGTGCGCGAGTTGCAGCGGCAGCTCAAGGCGCAGGGCGTGGAGCTCCTGAACGAGGCGGATGAGGACACCACCGGCCCGGCGAGCTTCGTGGCGGTGGACCCGGACGGCAATGCCATCCTGGTGGACCAGCACGTTTGA